The following are from one region of the Prevotella communis genome:
- a CDS encoding Bax inhibitor-1/YccA family protein: protein MDYEEINYRSFSRERELESSAAFSVLMLKTYLWMTMALAITGLTAYIVAGNEMILNILLNFRAAIWILFIAEIGLVISLSAAIEKLSLTTATLMFIVYALLNGVTFSTLFLVYSLPSLATTFFVTAGTFGAMSAVGLFIKKDLSAIGRILIMALIGIIIATVVNIFLASTGLDVIITYLGVLIFVGLTAYDTQKIKKMFQMAPDASAHTQKYAVLAALTLYLDFINLFLYLLRFFGNRK, encoded by the coding sequence ATGGATTACGAAGAAATCAACTATCGTTCTTTTTCACGTGAACGTGAATTAGAGTCATCGGCAGCTTTTTCTGTATTGATGCTGAAGACATATTTGTGGATGACAATGGCCTTGGCTATCACAGGCCTCACTGCCTATATCGTGGCAGGTAATGAGATGATTCTCAATATCTTGCTTAATTTTCGCGCCGCTATATGGATTCTGTTTATTGCAGAGATTGGCTTGGTTATATCTCTTAGCGCAGCCATTGAAAAGCTGTCGCTTACAACAGCCACACTGATGTTTATTGTCTATGCCCTCCTTAATGGCGTAACATTCTCAACATTGTTCCTGGTTTATTCACTTCCAAGCCTGGCGACGACTTTTTTTGTTACGGCAGGTACTTTTGGGGCTATGTCGGCAGTAGGCTTATTTATCAAGAAAGACCTCTCTGCTATAGGACGTATTCTTATCATGGCCCTTATTGGTATCATCATTGCTACTGTCGTAAATATCTTCTTGGCTAGCACCGGACTGGATGTTATCATCACTTATCTTGGTGTTCTTATCTTTGTAGGTCTTACGGCTTACGACACACAGAAGATTAAAAAGATGTTCCAGATGGCACCTGATGCAAGTGCCCATACTCAAAAATATGCAGTTCTTGCTGCATTGACCTTATATTTGGACTTCATCAACCTCTTCCTTTATCTGCTGAGATTTTTTGGAAACAGGAAATGA